The genomic window CGATCGCGAACCCGATCAGCCGTGCCAGGGGCATGGGCTCGTGGAACACGAAGACGCCCAGCGCCAGCTGCATGAGCGGCGTGACGTACTGCAGCAGGCCGATCGTCGACAACGGGATCCGCCGGGCGGCCGCGGCGAACAGCAGCAGCGGCACCGCGGTGGCGATGCCGGAGGCCACCAGCAGCAGGAGGTGCCCGGTGCCGGCCGAGCCCGCCGTCCCCCGCCCGGTGGCCTGCAGCACGCCGAGGAACACCAGTGCGGGCAGGAACGCCACCGCCGTCTCGACGAACAGCCCCGGCGCCGCCTCCACCCGCACCAGCTTCTTGAGCAGGCCGTAGCTGCCGAAGGTGGCGGCCAGGGCGAGGGCGATCCACGGCGGCCGGCCGTGGTCGACGGTCAGGACGACGACCGCCACCGCCGCCAGCCCGACGGCCGCCCACTGCAGCGGACGCAGCCGCTCGGAGAAGACGACGACGCCGAGCAGCACGCTGACCAGCGGGTTGATGAAGTAGCCGAGCGAGGTCTCCACGACGTGCCCGGAGTTGACCCCGTAGACGAAGACCAGCCAGTTGCCGGCGATGAGCACCGAGGCACCGGCGAGGACGAGCATCGTGCGCCGATCGGTGACCGCCGCGCGCACGAGCGGCCACCTCCGCAACGCGGTCAGCAGCAGCGCGACGAACAGCAGCGACCACACGATGCGGTGGGCGACGATCTCCACCCCGCCGGCCGGCTCGAGCAGCGGGAAGTACAGCGGGAACACGCCCCACAGGCCGTACGCGGACAGGCCCGCCGCCGTCCCCAGCCGCCGCTCGTCCACGGCGGGCACCGTACGCCGGGTGCTCAGGCCTGGATGTAGTCCACCAGGTGCGCGCGCTCCTGCTCGAGCTCGTCGAGGCGGGCCTTGACGACGTCGCCGATGGAGACGATCCCGAGCAGCCGGCCGTCCTCGACGACGGGCACGTGCCGCACGCGGTGGTCGGTCATCGTGCGCGCGAGGTCGTGCACAGAGGCGCCGGGCGGGCAGGTGTGCACGTCAACGGTCATCAGCGCCGACACCGGCCCGTCGAGGACGCCCGGACCCGAGGCGTGCAGGGCGCGGACGACGTCCCGCTCGGAGACGATGCCGTCGACGGCGTCGCCGCCGGTGGAGACGACGAGCGCGCCGATGCCGTGCTCGGCGAGCAGGGCGAGGGCCTCGCGGACGGACCGGTCGGGCGCGACGGTGGCCACGTGTGGGCCCTTGCGGCGGAGCAGCTGGGCGATCTGCACGGACGCCCTCCCTCCCTCGGCGGCAGGAGTGTCCACCCGCGCGCACCCCCCGGACAACGGGCCCGGCCCCGTCTCGTCGCGACCGGCTCCGGACTGGACACGGGGGCCTACCGTCGAGGTGTGCGCACCCAGCACGCCGCACCCGCGACGCCCCGCCCCACACCCCTGCAGTGGCTCCGCTACGCCTTCGGCGGCGGACTCCCCCGGTCCCTCGCGCCGTGGGTGCTGTCGGACACGACGCGGCCCGGCTGGGTGCGCCGGCACGTCACGCGGTCACTGGTGCAGCTGTCCCCGCTGGTCGTGATCTGCCTGGTCGCCGTCCCGGTGGGGATGGGCTACCGGCTGACCGCGGCGTTCGGCGGCCTGATGGTGGGGCTCATGTACTCGCTGGCGTTCATGGTGGAGACCACCGAGCACCGGGTCGCCAAGGCCGGCTACCCCGCCGGCACCGCGGCGCGGCTGCGCGAGGAGCGCACCGAGCAGGCGCGGGCCGCCCGCGCCGAGCAGCGCCACGCCTACCGCGTGGGCGGCGCCGGCAGCTTCGACTGACCCCGGTCAGCCCACCGCCGAGCAGGCGGCGGACGCCAGAGCCGACGGGGGGACTCGAACCCCCAACCGCCCGATTACAAGTCGGGTGCGCTACCAGTTGCGCCACGCCGGCGGGACATGGGAACAGGTCCCGGCACAAGGATAGGGACAGTGCAGGGGACGACTCCGCGGCCTCGTCCGGGCGGCGAGGCCGGCGTCAGGATCTGGGCCGACCGGCCGATGCTCTGGACACCGCCACGTCCGACCACCCGCGATCCACGCCGGCCGGGCGCGACCCACGTCCTCGGGTCCCCAGTCGTCGAGCCTCGACGCTCTCGCAGCAGGAGCAGATCACCTACTGCGGCTCGGCCACGAAGTAGGGGTCCTGGCCGGAGGCGGACACGCAGGTAGGCCACCCGGTTCAGCTGGGTGGTCCACCTGACGCGCACACGACCGGTCAGGAGTGCGCACTCGGCCGCCGCCCTGCCCTGTACGAGCTCCCTGGGGACGGGACGACGCGGGCCCCGGACGTCACACCACGACCGAAGCGGATCCGAGCTGCCGGTTCCCGCTCACGGACGGTGAGTGACTCGCGTAGGAGAGCGCTGCAGCCGGCCCGAGCGGCAGCGGCCCAGCCCTTCCCCCTTCCGACCCGCGGCTAGCGTCCGGGCGTCGCTGCGGCAGTGAAGCCGTGGTCTCCCGCTGCGGCCGGAGCGGAGGGGCGTCCGGGCGAGCGGATGTTCGAGGGGGATCCATGCGCCGATCGCTCATCCCAGTGCTTGCCGGAGCCGGCCTGCTGGTCTCGTCCGTGACACCGGCGGCGGCCGTGGTCGGAGGTCAACCTGACGGCTCCGCTCATCCCTACGGTGCGCTCCTGCTTATAGAGGGAGAGGGCTTCTGCTCCGGCACCCTCATCGACGAGGACGTCGTGCTGACGGCCGGCCACTGCACCGACTTCTTCACCGCGGACGACGTCGGCACCGTGTCGGTCACCTTCGACCCGGTGGCTTCGGTCGACCTGGACACCTGGGAGATCACCGGCGGAACCTGGTACACCGCGACCAGCTGGGTCACGCATCCCCAGTACGTGGCCGAGGACTGGCCCTTCACCCACGACTACGGCCTCGTCTTCCTGGACGAGCCGGTCACAGGCATCACACCGGCCGACCTGCCGGAGCCCGACCTGCTCGACCAGCTGATCCCTGCCACAGGGCAGACGGCGACGCGGTTCAACGACGTCGGGTACGGCGTCAACGGCAAGGAGCACCTCGGTCGCGGGTTCGACCCCACCGTCGACTTCGTCCGGATGGTGTCGACCCAGCGCTACAACCCCAGCAACGGGGCGGTCGGCACCCTCGACCCGCTGTGGTTGATCCTCGGCCAGGCGCCCTCGCCCACCCACGGCAGTGGGTGCCCCGGTGACTCCGGATCCGGCATCTTCATCGCGGGAACCGACACTGTCGTGGCGGTCCACACCGGCGGCTACGGGCTGGGGTACCAGGGCAACCTCTGCGGCCGGATCACGTCGCTGAACCACCGGATCGACGTCCCGGAGGTCCTCGACTGGATCACGTCGTACCTCGACTGATCGCAGCTGACGGGGCGGCGTCGACGGGCCGGTTGCTGACCGACCCGTCGGCGCCCGCTTCCCCCGTGCTCTGCGTCCCACGAGAGCCCAGCACCTCGAGGAGCGGTCATCGCCCCACGCCGGCGGGACGGCACCACGACAGGGGGCGACCCCGGCTGGACGCCCTGCCGACCCACCGCGTCGCCGACGCGTGGGCCGGCGGGCACGGCATCGTCCTCGACCGCCTGCACGAGGGCCTCGAGGAGTCCGGCGGTTCCT from Geodermatophilus normandii includes these protein-coding regions:
- the rarD gene encoding EamA family transporter RarD, encoding MDERRLGTAAGLSAYGLWGVFPLYFPLLEPAGGVEIVAHRIVWSLLFVALLLTALRRWPLVRAAVTDRRTMLVLAGASVLIAGNWLVFVYGVNSGHVVETSLGYFINPLVSVLLGVVVFSERLRPLQWAAVGLAAVAVVVLTVDHGRPPWIALALAATFGSYGLLKKLVRVEAAPGLFVETAVAFLPALVFLGVLQATGRGTAGSAGTGHLLLLVASGIATAVPLLLFAAAARRIPLSTIGLLQYVTPLMQLALGVFVFHEPMPLARLIGFAIVWAALAVFTVDSLRAARAAHRRTAAEQVPATV
- a CDS encoding DUF5313 family protein, with the protein product MRTQHAAPATPRPTPLQWLRYAFGGGLPRSLAPWVLSDTTRPGWVRRHVTRSLVQLSPLVVICLVAVPVGMGYRLTAAFGGLMVGLMYSLAFMVETTEHRVAKAGYPAGTAARLREERTEQARAARAEQRHAYRVGGAGSFD
- a CDS encoding S1 family peptidase gives rise to the protein MRRSLIPVLAGAGLLVSSVTPAAAVVGGQPDGSAHPYGALLLIEGEGFCSGTLIDEDVVLTAGHCTDFFTADDVGTVSVTFDPVASVDLDTWEITGGTWYTATSWVTHPQYVAEDWPFTHDYGLVFLDEPVTGITPADLPEPDLLDQLIPATGQTATRFNDVGYGVNGKEHLGRGFDPTVDFVRMVSTQRYNPSNGAVGTLDPLWLILGQAPSPTHGSGCPGDSGSGIFIAGTDTVVAVHTGGYGLGYQGNLCGRITSLNHRIDVPEVLDWITSYLD
- a CDS encoding DUF2695 domain-containing protein — its product is MLCVPREPSTSRSGHRPTPAGRHHDRGRPRLDALPTHRVADAWAGGHGIVLDRLHEGLEESGGSCDCEVVVNVDPVVVLEDAQAAPGPAVAGPSVR
- a CDS encoding CBS domain-containing protein → MQIAQLLRRKGPHVATVAPDRSVREALALLAEHGIGALVVSTGGDAVDGIVSERDVVRALHASGPGVLDGPVSALMTVDVHTCPPGASVHDLARTMTDHRVRHVPVVEDGRLLGIVSIGDVVKARLDELEQERAHLVDYIQA